The following proteins are encoded in a genomic region of Arachis stenosperma cultivar V10309 chromosome 4, arast.V10309.gnm1.PFL2, whole genome shotgun sequence:
- the LOC130974757 gene encoding putative receptor like protein 25, translated as MRSAAFYISNIVLEYDDSVTATMKGLRTDFEKIPNDLVRLNLSHNNFIGPIPRSLENLINLESLDLSSNMLDGEIPAELTNMNFLASLNLSNNHLEGSIPRGKQSDTFSNDSYEGNIGLCGLPLSIQCNNNVPLQQYPSSEAEDKFGFGWKPVAIGYAVEWCLELA; from the exons ATGCGAAGTGCTGCCTTTTATATATCCAACATTGTCCTAGAATATGATGATTCTGTGACTGCAACAATGAAAGGGCTTAGAACCGATTTTGAGAAAATTCCAAACGATCTTGTAA GACTCAACCTTTCACATAACAACTTCATTGGTCCTATTCCCCGCTCTCTGGAAAATTTGATAAACCTTGAATCGCTGGACCTTTCTTCAAATATGCTTGATGGAGAAATTCCTGCTGAGTTGACCAATATGAACTTTCTTGCATCCTTGAATCTTTCCAACAATCATCTTGAGGGATCAATACCTCGAGGAAAACAGTCTGATACATTTTCAAACGATTCCTATGAGGGAAACATAGGGCTATGTGGATTGCCATTGTCGATTCAATGCAACAACAATGTCCCTTTGCAACAATATCCATCTTCTGAGGCTGAGGACAAATTTGGATTTGGTTGGAAACCAGTGGCAATAGGATATGCTGTGGAATGGTGTTTGGAATTGGCTTGA